In the genome of Candidatus Woesearchaeota archaeon, the window TTACTTAAGCTATCTTTTCAGAGATAGTGATATTAAATCAAGTATCAAACGAATATTTCTTTTTGGTTCTGTTGCCAGAGGTGACTTTGATAGAGATAGTGATGTTGATCTGTTTATAGATGTGGATGAGAAAGATGAAAAGAATATAACAAAAGCAGCTGAAAGAGCATTAAAAAAGTTTTATTCCATTGAAGGTGATAAATGGCGCTTACGAGAAGTT includes:
- a CDS encoding nucleotidyltransferase domain-containing protein, with amino-acid sequence MILLNKEILIGYAYVYLSYLFRDSDIKSSIKRIFLFGSVARGDFDRDSDVDLFIDVDEKDEKNITKAAERALKKFYSIEGDKWRLREV